A genomic region of Bradyrhizobium sp. ORS 278 contains the following coding sequences:
- a CDS encoding carbohydrate ABC transporter permease, producing MNTIPGRRVIISLFLVFLLLPIYWLVNMSFKTNNEIVTTMTLWPHQPTLANYMRIFTDESWYSGYINSLKYVVINTVISILVALPAAYAFSRYRFLGDKHLFFWLLSNRMAPAAVYALPFFNLYSAIGLFDTPWAVALAHCIFNIPLAVWILEGFVSSVPREIDETAFLDGYSFPRFFVKILVPLIASGIGVAAFFCFMFSWVELLLARTLTSVNAKPISAVMTRTVSAAGMDWGLLAAAGVLTIIPGALVIWFVRNYIARGFALGRV from the coding sequence ATGAACACTATTCCGGGCCGCCGGGTCATCATATCGCTGTTCCTGGTCTTCCTGCTGTTGCCGATCTACTGGCTCGTCAACATGAGCTTCAAGACGAACAACGAGATCGTCACGACGATGACGCTCTGGCCGCATCAGCCGACGCTGGCCAACTACATGCGCATCTTTACCGACGAGAGCTGGTATTCCGGCTACATCAATTCGTTGAAATATGTCGTCATCAACACGGTGATCTCGATTCTGGTGGCGCTGCCGGCGGCCTACGCGTTCTCGCGCTACCGCTTCCTCGGCGACAAGCACCTGTTCTTCTGGCTCTTGTCCAACCGCATGGCGCCAGCCGCGGTCTATGCGCTGCCGTTCTTCAACCTGTATTCGGCGATCGGCCTGTTCGATACGCCCTGGGCGGTGGCGCTGGCGCATTGCATCTTCAACATTCCACTCGCGGTGTGGATTCTGGAAGGCTTCGTGTCGTCGGTGCCGCGCGAGATCGACGAGACGGCATTCCTCGACGGCTATTCGTTCCCGCGCTTCTTCGTGAAGATTCTGGTGCCGCTAATCGCGAGCGGTATCGGCGTCGCCGCGTTCTTCTGTTTCATGTTCTCCTGGGTCGAGCTCCTGCTCGCGCGCACGCTGACCTCCGTCAACGCCAAGCCGATCTCGGCGGTGATGACCCGCACGGTGTCGGCCGCGGGTATGGATTGGGGGCTTCTGGCCGCCGCCGGCGTGCTGACCATCATCCCCGGCGCGCTCGTCATCTGGTTCGTCCGCAACTACATCGCGCGCGGCTTCGCGCTGGGGCGGGTGTGA
- a CDS encoding DUF2160 domain-containing protein: MDSIAWMAWTLPTAIFFAALACTLAVMTLLAARYPEAERVGVLRIPTTRGDRLFISLILAAVIHLAWIGLVGTDTIATLPLGEEGFEVSSLWLATAISLASAVAIFRTV, encoded by the coding sequence ATGGACAGCATTGCATGGATGGCCTGGACGCTGCCGACGGCGATCTTCTTCGCCGCTCTGGCCTGCACGCTCGCCGTCATGACCCTGCTTGCCGCGCGCTATCCGGAGGCCGAGCGGGTCGGCGTGTTGCGGATTCCGACAACGCGCGGCGACCGGCTGTTCATCTCGCTGATCCTGGCCGCCGTGATCCATCTGGCCTGGATCGGCTTGGTCGGGACCGATACGATTGCGACCTTGCCGCTCGGCGAGGAAGGGTTTGAGGTCTCGAGCCTGTGGCTCGCGACCGCAATTTCGCTTGCGTCAGCCGTTGCGATCTTTCGCACCGTCTGA
- a CDS encoding ABC transporter substrate-binding protein, with translation MTSAVALFAATMTLSLPARSDDATIQKWIDSEFQPSTLSKEEQLKELQWFAKAAEPFKGMEINVVSETITTHEYESKTLAKAFTEITGIKLKHDIIQEGDVVEKLQTQMQSGKNVYDGWINDSDLIGTHFRYGQTIALSDYMKGEGKDVTDPYLDVNDFIGKSFTTAPDGKLYQLPDQQFANLYWFRYDWFTNPDYKAKFKAKYGYDLGVPVNWSAYEDIAEFFTNDIKEINGVKVYGHMDYGKKDPSLGWRFTDAWLSMAGNGDKGIPNGLPVDEWGIRMEGCRPVGSSVERGGDTNGPAAVYSITKYLDWMKKYAPPQAQGMTFSEAGPVPAQGNVAQQIFWYTAFTADMVKPGLPVVNADGTPKWRMAPSPHGAYWKDGMKLGYQDAGSLTLLKSTPPDRRKAAWLYLQFIVSKSVSLKKSHVGLTFIRESDIWDKSFTERAPKLGGLIEFYRSPARVQWTPTGNNVPDYPKLAQLWWQNIGDASSGAKTPQAAMDALAAAQDSVLERLEKSKVQGDCGPKLNKKESAEFWFNKSAKDGNIAPQRKLANEKPKGETIDYDTLIKSWPATPPKRAEAK, from the coding sequence ATGACCAGCGCGGTCGCGCTGTTCGCCGCGACCATGACGTTGTCCCTGCCGGCGCGTTCGGACGACGCCACGATCCAGAAGTGGATCGACAGCGAATTCCAGCCGTCGACCTTGTCGAAGGAAGAGCAGCTCAAGGAGCTGCAATGGTTCGCCAAGGCCGCCGAGCCCTTCAAGGGCATGGAGATCAACGTCGTCTCCGAGACCATCACGACTCACGAATACGAGTCGAAGACCCTCGCCAAGGCCTTCACCGAGATCACCGGCATCAAGCTCAAGCACGACATCATCCAGGAAGGTGACGTCGTCGAGAAGCTGCAGACCCAAATGCAGTCCGGCAAGAACGTCTATGACGGCTGGATCAACGACTCCGACCTGATCGGCACCCACTTCCGCTACGGCCAGACCATCGCGCTCTCGGACTACATGAAGGGCGAGGGCAAGGACGTCACCGATCCGTATCTCGACGTCAACGACTTCATCGGCAAGTCGTTCACGACCGCGCCGGACGGCAAGCTCTATCAGCTGCCCGACCAGCAGTTCGCGAACCTCTATTGGTTCCGCTACGACTGGTTCACCAACCCGGACTACAAGGCCAAGTTCAAGGCCAAGTACGGCTATGACCTCGGCGTGCCGGTGAACTGGTCGGCCTACGAGGACATCGCCGAGTTCTTCACGAACGACATCAAGGAGATCAACGGCGTCAAGGTCTATGGCCACATGGACTACGGCAAGAAGGATCCCTCGCTCGGCTGGCGCTTCACCGACGCCTGGCTGTCGATGGCCGGCAACGGCGACAAGGGCATCCCGAACGGCCTGCCGGTCGACGAATGGGGCATCCGCATGGAAGGCTGCCGTCCGGTCGGCTCCTCGGTCGAGCGTGGTGGCGACACCAACGGCCCCGCCGCCGTCTACTCGATCACCAAGTATCTCGACTGGATGAAGAAGTACGCGCCGCCGCAGGCGCAGGGCATGACCTTCTCCGAGGCCGGCCCGGTCCCGGCGCAGGGCAACGTCGCCCAGCAGATCTTCTGGTACACCGCCTTCACCGCCGACATGGTGAAGCCCGGCCTGCCGGTGGTGAACGCGGACGGCACGCCGAAGTGGCGCATGGCTCCGTCGCCGCACGGCGCCTACTGGAAGGACGGCATGAAGCTCGGCTATCAGGACGCCGGCTCGCTGACGCTCCTGAAGTCGACCCCGCCGGATCGCCGCAAGGCCGCCTGGCTGTACCTGCAGTTCATCGTCTCCAAGTCGGTGAGCTTGAAGAAGAGCCATGTCGGTCTCACCTTCATTCGTGAATCCGACATCTGGGACAAGTCGTTCACCGAGCGTGCGCCGAAGCTCGGCGGCCTGATCGAGTTCTACCGCTCGCCCGCGCGCGTGCAGTGGACCCCGACCGGCAACAACGTGCCCGACTATCCGAAGCTCGCGCAGCTGTGGTGGCAGAACATCGGCGATGCGTCGTCCGGTGCGAAGACCCCGCAGGCTGCGATGGACGCGCTCGCGGCCGCTCAGGACTCCGTCCTCGAGCGTCTCGAGAAGTCCAAGGTCCAGGGTGACTGCGGTCCGAAGCTGAACAAGAAGGAATCGGCCGAGTTCTGGTTCAACAAGTCGGCGAAGGACGGCAACATCGCTCCGCAGCGCAAGCTCGCGAACGAGAAGCCGAAGGGCGAGACGATCGACTACGACACGCTGATCAAGTCGTGGCCGGCGACCCCGCCCAAGCGCGCCGAAGCCAAGTAA
- the exbB gene encoding tonB-system energizer ExbB, producing the protein MDQAHIASLASTLPDALSPWSMFMQADIVVKAVMIGLALSSVATWTVLVVKAIQLRSALRTARRALGAATVARSLLDATGGVSADGGVVGRLLAVAEDEIDKSRGLPADGIKERVSWQFERIEAAAVARIGRGIGILATVGAVGPFVGLFGTVWGIMNSFIGISHAHTTNLAVVAPGIAEALLATAFGLAAAIPAVVIYNLFARATSGYRAVIADASVAVMRLLSRDLDRQHAGPAEARRSAIRAVDAPLMSIVNPAE; encoded by the coding sequence ATGGATCAGGCGCATATCGCCAGCCTTGCGAGCACGCTTCCGGACGCGTTGTCGCCCTGGTCCATGTTCATGCAAGCCGACATCGTCGTGAAGGCGGTCATGATCGGGCTCGCGCTTTCGTCTGTGGCGACCTGGACCGTGCTGGTGGTGAAAGCGATCCAGCTCCGCTCCGCGTTGCGGACCGCCCGGCGCGCTCTGGGCGCGGCAACCGTGGCGCGGTCTCTGCTGGATGCGACGGGCGGCGTGTCCGCCGACGGCGGCGTCGTCGGCCGGCTGCTGGCCGTGGCCGAGGACGAGATCGACAAATCGCGCGGCCTGCCGGCTGACGGGATCAAGGAGCGCGTCTCCTGGCAGTTCGAGCGGATCGAGGCGGCTGCAGTCGCACGCATCGGCCGCGGCATCGGCATTCTCGCCACCGTCGGCGCCGTCGGACCGTTCGTCGGCCTGTTCGGCACGGTCTGGGGCATCATGAACAGCTTCATCGGCATCTCGCACGCGCATACGACGAACCTCGCGGTCGTGGCGCCGGGCATCGCCGAGGCGCTGCTCGCCACCGCCTTCGGCCTCGCCGCGGCCATCCCGGCCGTCGTGATCTACAATTTGTTCGCGCGCGCCACGTCGGGCTATCGCGCCGTCATCGCCGATGCGTCGGTGGCCGTGATGCGTCTGCTCAGCCGCGATCTCGACCGGCAGCATGCCGGTCCTGCCGAGGCCCGGCGCAGCGCCATTCGCGCGGTCGATGCGCCGCTGATGTCGATCGTCAATCCGGCGGAGTGA
- the exbD gene encoding TonB system transport protein ExbD produces the protein MAVKLARRSDEFEETHDINVTPFIDVMLVLLIIFMVAAPLATVDIPVNLPAISADPQPRAETPVFVTFKADRTLAVGDQSVAQGDIAASLDAATKSDHGQRVLLRADQTLPYGEVMALMNALRRAGYTKVALVALEDRSAP, from the coding sequence ATGGCCGTCAAGCTCGCCCGGCGTAGCGATGAGTTCGAGGAGACGCACGACATCAACGTGACGCCGTTCATCGACGTCATGCTGGTGCTGCTGATCATCTTCATGGTGGCCGCACCGCTCGCCACCGTCGACATCCCGGTCAACCTGCCGGCTATTTCGGCCGACCCTCAGCCGCGCGCGGAAACGCCCGTCTTCGTGACCTTTAAGGCCGATCGCACGCTTGCCGTCGGCGACCAGAGCGTTGCGCAGGGCGACATCGCCGCTTCGCTCGACGCCGCCACCAAGTCCGATCACGGCCAGCGCGTGCTGCTGCGCGCCGATCAGACGCTGCCCTATGGCGAGGTCATGGCGCTGATGAATGCGCTGCGCCGGGCCGGCTACACCAAGGTGGCGCTGGTCGCGCTGGAAGACCGGAGCGCGCCGTGA
- a CDS encoding TonB family protein has product MSVLALDPFDHEERRERTLWTIAAIAVGSLHVGLAVGYLLLRPAPQGRAQADAFDVVFTPAVVNEPAPIAQETPAESAPPTEPPKEEPAKDEPVAREAIAEPVPQVQPEPEPQVTAQPEAVPQAEPQVALAPEPPRADDVVPPPSPKPIEAKPPEPKPAPSPERVEHKPVEKKETKEKAERKPPPPKPVAAPASRPSRVALAPNAGEDSEGSREGQANWNSQVRASIARAASYPSDGNGASGTATVTVVIDRNGRLLSRRLAGSSGSPALDRAALSIVERAAPFPRFPPVMRQAQEALNVPLHLRQR; this is encoded by the coding sequence GTGAGCGTCCTGGCGCTCGATCCGTTCGACCACGAGGAGCGCCGCGAGCGGACGTTATGGACGATCGCCGCGATCGCGGTGGGGTCACTGCATGTCGGGCTCGCGGTCGGCTATTTGTTGCTGCGTCCCGCGCCGCAGGGGCGCGCGCAGGCTGATGCCTTCGATGTCGTTTTCACGCCGGCCGTCGTGAACGAGCCGGCGCCGATAGCGCAGGAGACGCCCGCCGAATCGGCGCCGCCAACCGAGCCTCCGAAGGAGGAGCCGGCGAAGGACGAACCGGTCGCGCGCGAGGCCATCGCGGAGCCGGTGCCGCAAGTGCAGCCTGAGCCCGAGCCGCAGGTGACGGCACAGCCGGAGGCGGTCCCGCAAGCCGAGCCGCAGGTCGCGTTGGCTCCTGAGCCGCCGCGTGCCGACGACGTCGTGCCGCCGCCATCGCCGAAGCCGATCGAAGCGAAGCCGCCGGAGCCGAAGCCGGCTCCCAGTCCCGAACGTGTCGAACACAAGCCGGTGGAGAAGAAGGAAACCAAGGAGAAGGCCGAGAGGAAGCCTCCGCCGCCGAAGCCGGTTGCGGCTCCGGCGAGCCGGCCTTCGCGTGTCGCGCTGGCGCCCAATGCAGGCGAGGATAGCGAAGGTTCGCGCGAGGGGCAGGCGAACTGGAACAGCCAGGTGCGAGCGAGCATTGCCCGCGCCGCGAGCTATCCATCCGACGGCAACGGTGCGAGCGGCACGGCGACCGTGACGGTCGTGATCGACCGCAATGGTCGACTGCTGTCACGGCGCCTTGCCGGCAGCTCCGGCTCGCCCGCGCTTGATCGAGCGGCACTGTCGATCGTGGAGCGCGCCGCACCGTTCCCGCGCTTTCCCCCGGTGATGCGGCAGGCGCAAGAAGCGCTCAACGTTCCGCTACATCTGCGTCAGCGTTGA